Below is a genomic region from Helicobacter pylori.
GGTGGAAGTTTTGAAATTGGATAACACTTTAATCAAACCTTATAGGATTTTTATGAACCATGTTTTAGATTATGAAGGCTATCGCTTTTTCCAATCTTCCTATGATACAGATGAAAAAGGCACAATCCTTTCTGTCAATAAAGATCCGGGTAAAATCCCCACCTATTTAGGGTATGCGATGCTTATTTTGGGGGCTTTGTGGTTGCTTTTGGATAAAAATGGGCGTTTTTTAAAGCTTTCACGCTTTTTAAAATCCCAACAAGTTGCTAGTTTCTTGATCGCTTTAATTTTGATCAGCCCTTTTACTTCCTCGTTCGCCAATGAAGCTCCAATTGACATGCATGGGGGAAAAAGCGCTCAAATAGAACGACAAAGCGTAGAAAATCCCGCCAATAAAGAAGATTCTAAAAGCGCGATTTTAGAGCGTTTGAAGCGTTTAAGAGAGTATTCCAAAGACCACTTAAAAGCCTTTCAAAGGCTTCAAGTCCAGGATTTTGACGGGCGTATCAAACCCCTTGATACCATTAGCATTGAATACATCCATAAGATTTTAAAAAAAGATGATTTTCAGGGGCTAAACGCCATGCAAGCGCTTTTAGGGATCATGTTTTTCCCCAATGATTGGCGCAGTATTAAGATGATTTACACTTCTAGTAAAGCCTTAAGAAAGCTTATCGGCACGCCTTTAGATGAGAGCCGTATCGCTTTTAGAGATGCGTTTGATAGCCGTGGGTATAAATTAAAAAATCTTGTTGAAGAAGTCAATCAAAAATCCCCTAACGAGCGCAACGAGTTGGATAAAGATGTCTTAAAAGTAGATGAACGCATCAACTTAGTCTATACGCTTTTTAGCGCTCAATTTTTACGCATTTTCCCTAGCGATAAAACCACTGCTTGGCTCTCACCCATTGAAGCGATCAACAGCTCTAATAAAGAAATTTCAAGCGTGGCAACGGGGTTTTTAAAAAATATTTTTAGCGGGTTTGATGACGCTTTAAAAACCAATCAATGGGATAAGGTAGAAAAAACCCTAAAAGATTTAAGCATTTACCAGCAAGAGCATGCCAAAAACCTCTATTTACCCTCTTCTAAAGTGGATTCTGAAATTTTTTTAAACCACACCAATTTTTTTAACAGCCTGACCCTTCCTTATATCCTTCTAGGGTTATTGCTTTTTATCGTTGTGATCAGCTCTCTTGTTAAAAACACGATTCCAAATATTTGGCTCACTAAAACCCTTTATATGGCTATCTTGCTTTGCGCGATCGCTCATTCTATGGGGCTAGTTTTACGCTGGTATGTGAGCGGGCATTCGCCTTGGAGCAACGCTTATGAGTCCATGCTTTATATCGCATGGGCTTCTGTTATTGCAGGGTTTGTTTTACGCTCCAAACTCGCGCTATCGGCCTCTAGCTTTTTAGCCGGTATCGCGCTCTTTGTGGCCCATTTAGGCTTTATGGACCCTCAAATTGGCCATTTAGTGCCGGTGTTAAAATCCTATTGGCTCAATATCCATGTCTCTATCATCACCGCTAGTTATGGCTTTTTGGGCTTGTGTTTTGTGCTAGGGATTTTGAGTTTGGTTTTGTTTATTTTGCGCAAACAAGGGCGTTTCAATTTAGACAAAACCATTCTTTCCATTAGCGCTATCAATGAAATGAGCATGATTTTAGGCCTGTTTATGCTCACGGCCGGGAATTTCTTAGGCGGGGTGTGGGCGAATGAATCTTGGGGGCGCTATTGGGGGTGGGACCCTAAAGAAACCTGGGCGTTGATTTCTATTTGCGTCTATGCTTTAATCTTGCATTTGCGTTTTTTAGGCTCTCAAAATTGGCCCTTTATTTTAGCGAGCAGCAGCGTGCTAGGGTTTTACTCGGTTTTAATGACTTATTTTGGCGTGAATTACTACCTTTCTGGCTTGCACAGCTATGCCGCAGGCGATCCCTTGCCGATCCCTACTTTTTTATACTTTTTGGTAGCGATACCTTTTGCTCTCGTGATCTTGGCGTATTTCAAACGCCATTTGAGTTTGCCTAAATTAGTTTAAAGGAGAAATTGTTTCAAAACACCTCTTTTAAAATCTATCGCAAAGCCTATCAAAAATCCTTACCCTTGTTGCACACCATAAGGAGATGGATTAAAAAATAAGTTTGTAAAACAAACCCATCAAACCCCTTGCGCTATCATCGCAGACGCTACTTTTCTAAAGCCAGCGATATTAGCCCCTAAAACAAAATTAGTAGGGTCTTTAAACTCTTTAGCGGTTTGAGAGACATTCTTATAAATCTCTTTCATAATGTGGTGTAATTTCGCATCCACCACTTCAAAACTCCAAGGGTGCATGCTCGCGTTTTGCGCCATTTCCAAGCCGCTCACGCTCACCCCCCCAGCATTAGCCGCCTTGCCTATGCCATAAGAAATCTTAGCCTGTAAAAACAATTCAATCGCTTCATTGCTTGAGGGCATGTTCGCCCCTTCAGCCACGCATTTGCACCCGTTAGAAAGGAGGGTTTTAGCGTCTAAAACGCTCAATTCATTCTCAGTCGCGCTAGGAAAAGCCGCAAAACAAGGCACATGCCATATGGCATTCCCCCCTTTGGGGTAATTTTCTATAGGGGTGTATTTCGCGCTTGGTTTTTCTAGGGCGTATTCTTTGATCCTCCCACGACGCACTTCTTTAACCTCTTTCAAAAGCTCTAAATCAATGCCGTCTTTATCATAAATCATGCCATTAGAATCGCTCGCTGTTACCGGTTTGGCTCCTATTTGAAGCAATTTTTCAATGGTGTAAATTGAGACATTACCGCTCCCAGAAACGCTGCAAACCTTACCCTCTAAAGAGCTGTTCCTTTCTTGCAGCATTTCTTCAGCAAAATACACGCACCCATAACCGGTAGCTTCTTTTCTGCACAAGCTCCCCCCATAAGTTAGCCCCTTACCGGTCAATACGCCTTCAAAACGATTGACTAATTTTTTGTATTGCCCAAACAGATAGCCAATCTCTCTTTCGCCCACTCCAATATCCCCGGCTGGCACATCAGTCGTGGCTCCAATATGGCGGTATAATTCATTCATGAACGCCTGGCAAAAACGCATGATCTCATGCTCGCTCTTCCCTTTAGGGTCAAAATCGCTCCCCCCCTTAGCACCCCCCATAGCCAAAGTGGTGAGCGAATTTTTCAACACTTGCTCAAAGCCTAAAAACTTGATCACGCTTTCATTCACGCTAGGGTGGAATCTCAAGCCCCCCTTATAAGGGCCAATAGCTGAATTGAATTCAACCCTACACCCCCGATTGACTTGGATTTGATGGTTATCATCTAGCCAACACACCCTAAAAAAAATCTCCCTTTCAGGCTCAATCAAACGCTCTAAAATGGCATGCTTTTCATAACTTTTATCGCTGTCTAAAAGGGGTTTTAAAGAAGTGATAGCTTCATAAACGGCCTGATGGAACTCTTTTTGATAGGGGTATTTTTTCTGTAAAGATTGGAGGATTTTTTCAATATACATAAGCGGCATCCTTTATGATTTTAAGTGTTTTTATTGTAACACTAAAAGGGTAATTAAGTTTTAACTTTATCTTAAAAAACTTTTTAAAACGCCCACAAACCCTCTATCAAAGCCGCTCAAATCCTTGTAAAACTTTGCATCATAACCGCAAAATTCTAAGCATTCTTTCAAGCTTTTTAACTGGTCATACCCCATTTCACAAGCCAAAAAAGGGATTTTTAATCCAGCGGCTAAAAAAATGATTTCTTTTAAGATTTCATCGCCTTTAACCCCCCCAAAAAGGGCTTTGTGCGGTTCTTTGAGAACGGATTTTTCCAAAGGATAACCACTAGCGATATAGGGCGGGTTAGAGACAAGCATTTGTATCGTTGGCATGCGATCCCAAAGATGCGTTTTTTTTAAAAAAACACGCTCTTTTAGACAAAAGCGTTCAATATTTTTGGACGCCACTTCTAAAGCTTTTAATGAAACATCGCTTGCATGAATGGAAATTTTGGGGTTTTCCAAAGCCAAACTAACAGACACGCAAGCACTCCCTACGCCTATTTCGCCTATCTCTTTTAAGTGGTATTGAGAAATAATATCAAGGGCTTTTTTAACCAAAATCTCCGTTTCAGGCCGTGGGATTAAAACATGCTCATTCACGAAAAAAGAGCGCCCGTAAAAATCACAGCTTTCTAATAAATACTCTATGGGGCAGTCATTCAAGCGCTTTTCTACCAATTCAAAAAAGCACACCTCTTCTTCGTGGTTTAACTCTAAATAGGCATGCGTGTGCAAAAAAACCCTTTCTTTTTGCAAGACAAAGCCTAATAAAATTTCAGACTCTAATCCCCCCCTAAAACCTTTTTGCGATAATCCTTTTTTGGCTTTATTTAGGGCTTGTGAAAGGGTCATTCAATTTCATAATCCAAAGCTTTCAAGCGCTCTAATAGGGGCGGGTGCGTGAAATGCAAGAAAACATAAAAAGGGTGCGAATAGGGGAACGCTTTATTTTCACTCACAATAGACACTAACGCTTTGGCTAAAACCTCTTTAGAGCTTAAACTCGCCCCAAACTTGTCCGCATTGTATTCATTCTTTCGGCTAAAAAACCCGATCAAAGGCATAGCGTAAAAAGAAAATACCGGCAAAAATAAGAGTAAAATCGCAATCAAACTCGCTGGCGTTTGTGAGACATTGAAGCCTTCAAAAACGATCGGTGGCAAATGAGCGATCAAAGCAAAAACAAGAGCGAGTAAGCCTCCCATAATCCCTAAACTTTTCAACAAATCCTTATTTTTAAAATGCCCTAATTCATGCCCTAAAATGGCTAAAAGCCCTTCTGTCCCAACTTTAGAGATCAAAGTGTCAAACAACACCACCCGCTTGTTTTTACCCAAGCCCCCAAAATACGCATTCAAACGCCCATCCCTCTTGCTAGCGTCCATCACAAAAATGCCTTCGGATTTAAAACCCACTTTATCCATCATGCCCTCAATTTGACTCTCTAAATCCCTATTATTCAAGGGGGTGAATTGGTTGAAAAGCTGAGCGATTTTAGGGTAAAAAAGATTAGCCAAGATCATAAAAACAAACACGACAAAAAACGAGCTGATCTCCCAATGTTCCACATGTTCAATGATCATAATAAGAGTGTAAATCAACAACAATCCCACGCTTAAAGTGAGCAATAACCCTTTGAAAAAATCCTTAAAAAACAACGACAAACTCACCTTAGAAAAGCCAAATTCCTTATCCAAATGCATGGTGGTGTAGTAGCTAATGGGTAAAGACAAAACGCTTTGAATCGCTAAAAACAACAAGGCAAACACCAAGTAACCTAGCGTTTCAGAAAGGTTTAAATAATGCGTGAGATCTTCTAAATGCGTCAAACCAAAAAAGACCCAACCAGCAAAGATTATCCCGTCTAAAATTTGAGAAATAATGGATAATTGCATTTTCCTAATGGCATAATTCCCCGCTTCTTCATAATCCTTTTGTGGGAGTAAAACAGGCTTCTCGCAGAGCTTTTGACGGATAAATTTCAATTGCAAAATATCGCCCACAATGTAAGGAGTCGTAAAAAAGAGCAAATAAAAAATACAAATTATCATATCTATCCATATGTCAAGCATGTTCTAAACTCCTTTCTCAATCAATTTGCCAATAAAAGTGTAGGAATTATAACAATTTTTCAAAAATTTGCCATAATATTAAATAAATATGGTAGAAAAAAGAGGCTGTTTTTGAGCGTTTTTAATCCAATCGTAAAAAGCTGTGTTATGCAACCCGCTATAAACAAAAAGGTTTGTCATGCCCCATTCTTTTAAAAAGCGTTTTTTAATCCTTTACGCCCTTTCTACCTTGCTTTTAGTGGGGGTTTTGTTAGCGTTATTTTTCTTTTATGCGAAAAATAACCTCTTAGAAAACACCCAAATACGCATGCAATACACCGCTGATGCGATCGCTAAAAGCCTTTTAGAATTGGATAATGCCCATTCTTTAGAGCCTTTAAAAACCTTAGAAGAACGATTCAAAAACACCCCCTTTGTCTTATTAGATGAGAAAAACAAAGTCAAGTTTTCTAATATCGGGGCGTTTGTGGCCTCTTTTAAAAATGACGCCTTAATCAAAACCCCTTATTTTACGCTTAAAAAACAAGGCTTTTATTTCACAGACAGCACCCCAACGAACCGCTTGGGGGTTTCTAAAATCATTATTGCAGAAGAAGAGATTCAAAAAAATTTTATCCCCCTTTATAAAATAATAGGCTATGTGTTTTTGGGCGCGAGTTTGTTTGTCGTGCTAATAGCTATATGGCTTTATAAAATCCAATCAAACTAAGTAAAAATTATTTTTCCACCAATACAGGCTTATTTTTAAAGCTTTTAAGCGCATTTTCAAGCTGTTTTAGGGCTTCTTCTTTCGTTTTATAAGGGTCAATAAAATAATGCGTGAGGGAGTCTTTTTTCTTTATTTGGTGAGGGAAAGTTTTGAGCGTTTGCAAAAAATCCTTACTGGGCGCATTCAAAAAAGCCCCTACTTGCAAATAATACCCTTTAGGGATACTCGCATCTTTTAAGCTGGGTTTTACTAAGCTCTTTTTATTTTCGTTTTTAGGCAGCTCTTTTGTTAGGGGCTTGGATTCATTAAGAGCGAGCACTTGCTTATGGGCTTTCTTGATTTTTCTTTTCACCTTTTTGCTTTCTATGTAAAAATCATATAAATCATGGATTCTTTGCTTCACATAAGCTTCATAGCAATTCTCATAAATTGGGCTATTTTCAATAGAAGCTTTAGGGCTTATGAGCATGACCAACGCCACGCATTCTTCATGGGCGACTTTGAGCCATTCTTCTTCGCTTTGCTCTAGGATTTCTTTGATTTTAGGGAACTCATACTGCGTGCCTTTCCCCATATTTTCTAACATTTCTATAAGTTCTTCATGGACTTGATTGAGTCTTAATTGGATAGGGGGTAAATTTTTAGGCGTATTTTGAACGCTTTTAAGATCGGCTTTTTTATCCTCTAAACCAACAGCGTTTTTTAAAAAGAGGAAAACCAACAACAGAGTTATTTTCAATATATTTTTTTGCATTTACCACTCCCATGTCAAGATTTCTATCTTGTTGCTTTATGGTAATCAAAAATACCAAATACCGCCATAAGAATGGTTTAAAACATGGGGCTTTGGTTACTTTATTTTATGCTAAAAGTCATTACCTTAAGGGGATAGGGGTATTTTGCGATAATTAAATAGCTTTGATATAATAACTTTTAAAAACCATGAAAGGCTTACTATGCAATCTTTAAGTTTGTTAAACCAATTGGGCGCTAAAATTGATGAATTGATTGAAAAAATCAAAAAACAAGAAGAAGAGTTGAACGCTTTACGCCAAGCAAACACCACGCTGAATGCGCAAAATGAAGAAAAAGACATTCAAATCGCTATTTTATACGATGAATTGAGCGCTAAAGATAAGGGCATTCAAGGTCTTTATGACAAAATCTCTGATTTATTGTCATAAACCATTAAAAACATGCATTCCGAAAACGACAGCTTAGAAATCACTTATTTAGGCAAATGCTATAAAATCTCTCTCAATAACACCTTTAGCGATGAGATGAAACGCACCCTAAAAGAGCGTTTCCATAACCAAGAATTAAACGCCTTAGAGCTTTTAAAGGATTATTTGCATGAAAGTTGTCAAAACGAGTATTTGCACAATGAACTCAAAAAGCTTTTAGAAAAAATCTCATCATGTTCTATCACTTAATCGCTCCTTTAAAAAATAAAACCCCCCCTTTAACTTATTTTTCTAAGGAGCGGCACCAAAAAGGAGCGTTAGTCAATATCCATTTAAGGAATAAAACGCTTTTGGGCGTCGTTCTTGAAGAAGTTTCAAAACCCTCTTTTGAATGCCTAGAACTGGAAAAAACCCCTTATTTTTTACTCCCCTTTCAAATAGAGCTCGCTCTATTTATCGCTCAATATTACTCGGCTAATCTTTCTTCAGTCTTAAGCCTTTTTACCCCTTTTAAAGAATGCGATTTAGTGGGGTTAGAAAAAATTGAGCCTGTTCTTAATATATTAAGCCAAACGCAAACAAACGCTTTAAAAGAATTGCAAAAACATTCAGCAAGCTTGCTCTTTGGCGATACGGGTAGCGGGAAAACCGAGATTTATATGCATTCAATCGCTCAAACTTTAGAGCAAAAAAAAAGCGCTTTACTGTTAGTGCCAGAAATCGCCCTCACCCCTCAAATGCAACAACGCCTTAAAAGGGTTTTTAAAGAAAATTTAGGCTTGTGGCATAGCAAACTCTCTCAAAATCAAAAAAAACAATTTTTAGAAAAGCTTTATTCGCAAGAAATCAAATTAGTGGTAGGCACACGAAGCGCGTTGTTTTTGCCCCTTAAGGAGTTGGGTTTAATCATTGTAGATGAAGAGCATGACTTTTCTTACAAATCCCAGCAAAGCCCCATGTATAACGCTAGGGATTTATGCTTGTATTTATCCCATAAATTCCCTATTCAAGTCATTTTAGGCTCTGCTACGCCAAGTTTGAATAGTTACAAACGCTTTAAAGATAAGGCTTTAGTGCGCTTAAAGGGGCGCTACACCCCCACGCAAAAAAACATTATTTTTGAAAAAACGGAGCGTTTTATCACGCCCAAACTCCTAGAAGTGCTGCAACAAGTGATAGACAAAAACGAGCAAGCCATTATTTTTGTGCCTACAAGGGCTAATTTCAAAACCTTGCTGTGTCAAAGTTGTTACAAAAGCGTTCAATGCCCCTTTTGCAGCGTGAATATGAGCTTGCATTTAAAAACCAACAAACTCATGTGCCATTATTGCCATTTTTCAAGCCCTATCCCTAAAATTTGCAGCACATGCCAAAGCGAAGTTTTAGTGGGTAAAAGGATAGGCACTATGCAAGTGTTGAACGAATTAGAAGGCCTTTTGAAAGGCGCTAAAATAGCGATTTTGGATAAAGATCACACCAGCACGCAAAAAAAACTCTACAATATTTTAAACGATTTCAACGCTCAAAAAACCAATATCTTAATCGGCACGCAGATGATAAGCAAAGGGCATGATTATGCTAAAGTGAGTTTAGCGGTTGTTTTAGGCATAGACAATATCATTAAATCTAATAGTTACAGGGCTTTAGAAGAAGGCGTGTCGTTACTCTATCAAATCGCTGGGAGGAGCGCTAGGCAAATTTCTGGCCAAGTGTTCATTCAAAGCACCGAAACCGATCTGTTGGAAAATTTCTTAGAAGATTATGAAGATTTTTTACAATACGAATTGCAAGAAAGGTGCGAACTCTACCCGCCTTTTTCAAGGCTGTGTTTGTTAGAGTTTAAGCATAAAAACGAAGAAAAAGCCCAACAATTGAGCCTAAAAGCCTCTCAAACCCTTTCTTCGTGTTTAGAAAAGGGCGTAACGCTCTCCAGCTTTAAAGCCCCCATTGAAAAAATCGCCTCTTCTTACCGCTACCTGATTTTATTGCGTTCCAAAGATCCTTTAAGCTTAATCAAAAGCGTGCATGTGCTTTTAAAAACCGCCCCCAATATCCCTTGCAGCGTGAATATGGATCCTGTGGATATTTTTTAAAAACTTAAGTTTTATATATTATTTCAAAAAATTCATGTTTTTCTGGCAACTAACAGCGTGAAATTCACCCATTTAAACAACGCTTCCACATGCTTAAACCCCACGCTTTCTAAAAGAGCGACATTTTCTTTTAAACTATAAGGTACAAGCACATTTTCTAACGCTTCCCTTTTGAAAGCGATTTCATTGTGGCTGTAGCCTTGATTTTGTTTGTAAAGGTAGTATAGCTCTATCATTTGCTTGTCTAATATCCGATCTTCGCTCATGATCTTTTCGCCCACCAATAAAACCCCATTCAACGCAAGGCTGTTATAAACCTTTTTGAGCAATACCTCTCTTTGCATGGGGCGGACAAATTGCAGCACAAAAAGCAATGAAAACGCGCTCGCTTCTTTAAACTCAACCTCTAAAAAATCCATGCATTCAAAACGGGCATTTTTAAAATCTTTTAATTTTTCTTGCGCTTTTTTAAGCATGGGCATGGAATTGTCAATCCCTACAAGCTCAATATCTTGTTGGATTTGTTGGTTAAGCGTGATAAAAAAGTTCCCGGTAGAACAGCCCAAATCATAAATCAAGGGTTTAGGATTGAGATTTTCTTTTAAGTTTTGAGCGATAAAATACGCCCCCAAATCCAACATTTCATGGTAATAGGGGATGGAACGCTCCAACATGTCATCAAAAACATGGGCGACTTTCTCATCAAAACAAAAGCGTTTGTTTAGGGATTGATTAAATAGAGTGTCTTTCATTCAAAAAAGAAGCGTGGTTTAAAAATCTTTAAACCACAATAGCCGTAACGCTTAAGCTTTTTTATGCACCAACTCATTAATGTAGTAATCCACTGAGCCTAAGCCTTCTTTTTTCGCCCACTCATAGCATTGAGAAACAAAATGCCAATTGATATGCCCATAGAATTTTTCCAAATACACAGGGCGTGCGTTTTTATGGTCAATATAATAAGCATGCTCCCACACATCTACCACTAAAAGTGGCACCTTTTTATCCGTAACTGGGGTTTGAGCGTTGCTCGTTTGAATGATTTCAATTTTTTGAGTGTCCAAATTATACGCTGCCCAATTCCAGCCAGAGCCAAACAAAGTGGTCGCGCTCTTAATGAAGTCTTCTTTAAATTTTTCCAATGAGCCGAAATCTTTTTCTAAAGCCCCTTTTAACTCATCGCTTAAGGCAGTCGCTTTGGGGCTTAGGCAATCCCAATAAAAATCGTGGTTGTAAATTTGAGCGGCGTTATTGAACACGCCTCCGCTAGACTTCGTCAAAATATCAAACAAAGAACTTTTCTCAAAATCGGTGCCTTTGATGAGGTTGTTCAAATTATTCACATAAGTTTGATGGTGTTTCCCATGGTGGAAATCAAACGCTACAGGGCTTAAAAAATCTCCCATGCTGTCTTTAGCAAAAGGCAACTCTCGTAATGTAAACATGTTTTCTCCTTGTGATTAGATAGCCGTATTGTAATCATTTTTTAATACTTTTTGGTAAATCTTTTCTTAAAAATTGATCGTTATGCAAATTTTGTAGATTTTAAGGGGTTTTTTAAAATTAAAACGACTTTTTAAACAAATTCTTTTTAAATTTTTTAAAAGTTAACCTTAATGGACTATTATCCTAACGCAATATAGCAATTCATTAGAAAGGATTTAACAATGCAAAAAATTACTTTTAAAGAAGAAACATACCAATTGGGAGGGAAAGCCTTAAAAGTGGGCGATAAAGCTCCTGATGTGAAATTGGTAAATGGCGATTTGCAAGAAGTCAGTTTATTGAAGCAGGGCGTGCGTTTTCAAGTCATTAGTGCACTCCCTAGCTTAACCGGATCGGTTTGTTTGCTCCAAGCCAAACGCTTCAACGAGCAAGCCGGCAAACTGCTTTCTGTGAGTTTTAGCGTTATTTCTATGGACTTACCTTTTTCTCAAGGACAAATTTGTGGTGCTGAAGGCATTAAGGACTTGAGAATTTTAAGCGATTTTAGGTATAAGGCTTTTGGGGAAAATTACGGCGTGCTGTTAGGCAAAGGCTCTTTGCAAGGCTTACTCGCTCGATCGGTGTTTGTTCTTGATGATAAGGGAGTGGTTATCTATAAAGAAATCGTTCAAAACATTTTAGAAGAGCCTAATTATGAAGCGCTTTTAAAAGTGTTGGAATAGGAAATTCTTAAAAGGAGGGAGCTACAATCTAGCGAGTCTCAATGCAAAAGCCCCACTTATTAAAAAGCGTTGGCAACAAAGACTAAAAAATAAGAAGTTCTTTTTAATCCGTTTAAAAAAGTTTCACGCTATTTTTAAAAGAAAAGATTAAAAAAGACTCTATTTTCAATCAAACATTATCGCTTGATTTTAATCAAGCTTTTAATGGAATAAATCTTTCACAAAACCCATAAGGGTTTGATAGAAAAAGGTTTTTAGAAGTCTTTTTTTAAGATTTCTTCCACTCTTAAAATGGTTACGAGTCTGTCGTTTTGTTTCCCAATGCCATAAGTTAGATTATTGTTATCGCTCAAAGTTTCTGGAACCGGATCAATATCCGTTTGTTTGATGCGAATGGCTTCAGTTAAGCGATCAATGAAAAACCCAGCAATCTGATCGTTATGGCGCACCACCAAATAACGAGTGTCTTTATTTTGCTTTTCAGCTTTCAAGCCAAATTTTAAACGCAAACTGATCAACGGAAAGACATTACCCCTTAAATTGAACACGCCAAGCACATAGTTTGGGGTTTCAGGGACTCGCGTGTAACCAATGGGTTTGACGATCTCTAAAATATTCAAAATAGGAATGGCGTATTCTTCATCGCCAATAATAAAACCGATGAATTGCAAAATTTCTTCATTGTCTTCTTGTTTAGAGCCTGCACTAGCTTCTTTTTGTCTTTCAAATAAATCTTTTAATTGGTTGCTCACGATTGGTCTCCTTCTAATTTAATGCTGCGCTTCACCACGGTGGTTAAATATTCACCGCTATAAGGTTTGGTGATGTATTCAGTCATGCCGGATTCAACGCCGCGCATTCTATCGGTTTTAGTCACCCGACTGGTTACTGCAATCAAAGGCAGGTTTTTGAATTTATTGTATTTACGCACTTCAGAAGCGAAAGTGTAGCCGTCCATTTTAGGCATTTCAATATCCACTAAAATAGCGTCCGGAATCTTATCGCCATTTTTAAGCATTTCTAAGCCTTCTAACCCGTTAGTGGCTTCTAAAAGCGTGATGCCTAATGGTTTTAAACATTTGCGGATAATCGCTCTATCCGTGCTGCTGTCATCAATCGCTAAGACAATATAATCGCTAGGAGAATTTTTGCTCTTGGTGTTTTCGGATTCATTCATCAAGGTAGTGATATTGACCTTGATGCTTTTTGCCATATCCATCATCGCTCCCACATCTACAATAAGAGTGATTTTCCCATCGCCTCTCACCGTAGCGCCAGCAATGCCTCTAGTGTTTTTAAGGTAGTAACCTAAAGACTTGATGACCACTTCTTCTTGACCGATTAAATAATCCACGATCACGCCAATTTTTTGATCGGCCAAGCCAATGATGACCACATACACATCTGAGTTGGATTCCAAAATGGCATCCACTTTAAAAATATCAGAAAGGCGCACCAAAGAAAGCACCTCATCTCTCAAACGCAACACGCTTTTGCCATCAACGGTGTAAATTTCGTCCTGGCTGATGCGCACGGTTTCTAATACTGAAGAAAGCGGGATAGCGTAATATTCTTCTTGAACGCCCACGAGTAAAGCTTGAATGATAGCTAGAGTGAGAGGGATTTTAAGCTTTTGAGTCGTGCCTACCCCCACTTCTGAATCAATTTCAATGATCCCATTGAGCTTTTCAATATTGGTTTTCACCACATCCATGCCAACGCCTCTGCCTGAAACATTGGAAACGACTTTTGCGGTAGAAAAGCCTGGCTTGAAAATGAGGTTAAACGCTTCCCTATCGCTCATGCCTTCAGCGTCTCTTTCGCTAATCACCCCTTTTTCAATCGCTTTTTCTTTAAGCA
It encodes:
- the cheW gene encoding chemotaxis protein CheW; translation: MSNQLKDLFERQKEASAGSKQEDNEEILQFIGFIIGDEEYAIPILNILEIVKPIGYTRVPETPNYVLGVFNLRGNVFPLISLRLKFGLKAEKQNKDTRYLVVRHNDQIAGFFIDRLTEAIRIKQTDIDPVPETLSDNNNLTYGIGKQNDRLVTILRVEEILKKDF
- a CDS encoding primosomal protein N', which encodes MFYHLIAPLKNKTPPLTYFSKERHQKGALVNIHLRNKTLLGVVLEEVSKPSFECLELEKTPYFLLPFQIELALFIAQYYSANLSSVLSLFTPFKECDLVGLEKIEPVLNILSQTQTNALKELQKHSASLLFGDTGSGKTEIYMHSIAQTLEQKKSALLLVPEIALTPQMQQRLKRVFKENLGLWHSKLSQNQKKQFLEKLYSQEIKLVVGTRSALFLPLKELGLIIVDEEHDFSYKSQQSPMYNARDLCLYLSHKFPIQVILGSATPSLNSYKRFKDKALVRLKGRYTPTQKNIIFEKTERFITPKLLEVLQQVIDKNEQAIIFVPTRANFKTLLCQSCYKSVQCPFCSVNMSLHLKTNKLMCHYCHFSSPIPKICSTCQSEVLVGKRIGTMQVLNELEGLLKGAKIAILDKDHTSTQKKLYNILNDFNAQKTNILIGTQMISKGHDYAKVSLAVVLGIDNIIKSNSYRALEEGVSLLYQIAGRSARQISGQVFIQSTETDLLENFLEDYEDFLQYELQERCELYPPFSRLCLLEFKHKNEEKAQQLSLKASQTLSSCLEKGVTLSSFKAPIEKIASSYRYLILLRSKDPLSLIKSVHVLLKTAPNIPCSVNMDPVDIF
- the cmoA gene encoding carboxy-S-adenosyl-L-methionine synthase CmoA; amino-acid sequence: MKDTLFNQSLNKRFCFDEKVAHVFDDMLERSIPYYHEMLDLGAYFIAQNLKENLNPKPLIYDLGCSTGNFFITLNQQIQQDIELVGIDNSMPMLKKAQEKLKDFKNARFECMDFLEVEFKEASAFSLLFVLQFVRPMQREVLLKKVYNSLALNGVLLVGEKIMSEDRILDKQMIELYYLYKQNQGYSHNEIAFKREALENVLVPYSLKENVALLESVGFKHVEALFKWVNFTLLVARKT
- the sodB gene encoding superoxide dismutase [Fe], which encodes MFTLRELPFAKDSMGDFLSPVAFDFHHGKHHQTYVNNLNNLIKGTDFEKSSLFDILTKSSGGVFNNAAQIYNHDFYWDCLSPKATALSDELKGALEKDFGSLEKFKEDFIKSATTLFGSGWNWAAYNLDTQKIEIIQTSNAQTPVTDKKVPLLVVDVWEHAYYIDHKNARPVYLEKFYGHINWHFVSQCYEWAKKEGLGSVDYYINELVHKKA
- the tpx gene encoding thiol peroxidase, yielding MQKITFKEETYQLGGKALKVGDKAPDVKLVNGDLQEVSLLKQGVRFQVISALPSLTGSVCLLQAKRFNEQAGKLLSVSFSVISMDLPFSQGQICGAEGIKDLRILSDFRYKAFGENYGVLLGKGSLQGLLARSVFVLDDKGVVIYKEIVQNILEEPNYEALLKVLE
- a CDS encoding SPOR domain-containing protein → MQKNILKITLLLVFLFLKNAVGLEDKKADLKSVQNTPKNLPPIQLRLNQVHEELIEMLENMGKGTQYEFPKIKEILEQSEEEWLKVAHEECVALVMLISPKASIENSPIYENCYEAYVKQRIHDLYDFYIESKKVKRKIKKAHKQVLALNESKPLTKELPKNENKKSLVKPSLKDASIPKGYYLQVGAFLNAPSKDFLQTLKTFPHQIKKKDSLTHYFIDPYKTKEEALKQLENALKSFKNKPVLVEK